GCACGGGCGCCGCTGCCCGCATTGTCGCCCTGTTAGGATAGGGGTCAGGTCTTAAGATATGAGTTTTCTATTAACAATTTTCTGTAAAAAATGACGTTATTTGACTGATATATTAGATACCTTAAATCTTAAGACCTGACCCCTATTTTCACTTGATTCTGCTATAATACGCGCCTTCGTTTGGAGCCTGCCGCTCCCCAAGGAGATGCCATGAGCCAACAGATCGCCCCGCACGGCGGGACGCTGAAACCCCTCCTCGTCACCGGCGACGAACATGCCGCCCTCGTCGATCGGGCCCGTTCGCTGCCCGTCATCCGCTTGTCCTCGCGCGAGACATCAGACCTCATCATGCTCGCCTCTGGCGCCTTCAGCCCTCTCGACGGGTTCATGACCCGCCGCGACTACGACGGCGTCGTCGAAGAAATGAAGATGGCCGACGGCACGCTCTGGCCCATGCCGATCACCTGCGCCACCCCCTCCGACCAGGCCGCGGCCCTCCGCATCGGCTCCGAAGTCGCCCTCGTCGACGACGAGAGCGGCGAGCTGATGGGCATCCTGCGCGTAGACGAGAAGTACGCCTACGACAAGCGCCGCGAGGCGCGCCTCGTCTTCCGGACCGAGGACGAGAAGCACCCCGGCGTCGCCAAGCTTTATGCCCAGCCCGAAACGCTGCTGGGCGGCCCCGTGCGCGTCCTCAGCGAGGGGCCATATCCCGCCCTCTATGGCGAGGCCTACGCCCGCCCGGCCGAGACGCGGGCCCTCTTCGCCGCCAAGGGCTGGACGACCATCGCTGCCTTCCAGACCCGCAACCCCATCCATCGTTCGCACGAGTATTGCACCAAGATCGCCCTCGAGATCTGCGACGGCGTGCTTATCCACCCGCTCGTCGGCAAGCTCAAGTCGGACGACATCCCGGCCGACGTCCGGATGAAATGCTACGAAGCCCTGCTCGACAACTACTATCCTAAGGAACGGGTCGCCCTCAAGGTTTACCCGATGGAAATGCGCTACGGCGGCCCGCGCGAAGCGGTTCTGCACGCTGCGTTCCGGCAGAACTACGGCTGTTCGCACATCATCATCGGCCGTGACCACGCCGGCGTCGGCTCGTACTACGGCCCGTTCGACGCCCAGAAGATCTTCGACGACATCCCGGCCGGCGCCCTTAAGATCAAGACGCTCAACATCGATTGGACGTTCTGGTGCTTCAAGTGCGGCGGGATGGCTTCGACCAAGACCTGCCCCCATCCCCCGGCCGACCGGCTGATGATCAGCGGCACCAAGTTGCGCGAGATGCTGGCCGCGGGCGAGATGCCGGCGGCGGAGTTCAGCCGCCCCGAAGTGCTGCGGATCCTGATGGAGTATTACAAGCGCTAGGGGTCAGGTCTCAACATTCAACATTTCTCCTGCCAATTTATTGTCTTGTTTGACGCTTTGGGGCAAAAGAAATGTTGAATGTTGAGACCCGACCCCTTTCGTATGATAAGATTTTTATCTTAGGAGGGGCGCCATGTCCGAAATCCCAAGCTTGCCGGCTAATCCGTTTTTTGTTCACCCCAGCTCCTATGTCGATGACGGCGTCGCGATTGGGGAGGGGACCAAGATCTGGCATTTCTCGCACGTCCAATCAGGCGTCCGCATCGGCCGCTCCTGCGTCCTGGGCCAGAACGTCAACATCGGCAACAACGTCGTCATCGGCGATTTCGTCAAAATCCAGAACAACGTCTCGGTCTACGAGGGGGTCGTCCTCGAAGACTATGTCTTTTGCGGCCCTTCGATGGTTTTCACCAACGTCCCCGTGCCGCGCGGCAAATACCCGCAGATCGGAGCGGCCTTCTACAAGCCGACGATCGTCCGCGTGGGCGCTTCGCTCGGAGCGAACTGCACCATCGTCTGCGGCCATGCCATCGGCCGCTTCGCCTTCGTCGGGGCCGGGGCCGTCGTGACTAAGGACGTGCCCGCGTTCGCCCTCGTCGTCGGCAACCCGGCCCGCGTCGTCGGCTGGATGAGCGAGGCGGGGGAGAAGCTGGTCTTTGACCCCGCCGGCCTGGCGACCTGTCCGCGCTCGGGTAAGAGCTACCGCTTCGCCGCCGGCTCAGTCACGGAAATGGAGTAGCTCCGTCGTCCCGTCATCGCTTCGACAGTCGGCGCGAGTGAGATCTCTCTTTTGATCCCCACTCTTTAGATCCCCACGTACTTGCTTCGCCGCCAATTAATTGTCTTGTTTGGCACTTTTAACCAAAAGAAATGTCTAATGTTGAGACCTGACCCCTCTCTTTTTTTGTGATATGATTTCGGCCGGAGGAGGGCGTCCAGATGAGCAATTTCGCCCTGATCGGGGCGGCCGGATTCGTTGCCCCCCGCCATATGAAAGCGATCAAAGAGACCGGCCATCGCCTGATCGCCGC
The Candidatus Aminicenantes bacterium genome window above contains:
- a CDS encoding acyltransferase, encoding MSEIPSLPANPFFVHPSSYVDDGVAIGEGTKIWHFSHVQSGVRIGRSCVLGQNVNIGNNVVIGDFVKIQNNVSVYEGVVLEDYVFCGPSMVFTNVPVPRGKYPQIGAAFYKPTIVRVGASLGANCTIVCGHAIGRFAFVGAGAVVTKDVPAFALVVGNPARVVGWMSEAGEKLVFDPAGLATCPRSGKSYRFAAGSVTEME
- the sat gene encoding sulfate adenylyltransferase, which codes for MSQQIAPHGGTLKPLLVTGDEHAALVDRARSLPVIRLSSRETSDLIMLASGAFSPLDGFMTRRDYDGVVEEMKMADGTLWPMPITCATPSDQAAALRIGSEVALVDDESGELMGILRVDEKYAYDKRREARLVFRTEDEKHPGVAKLYAQPETLLGGPVRVLSEGPYPALYGEAYARPAETRALFAAKGWTTIAAFQTRNPIHRSHEYCTKIALEICDGVLIHPLVGKLKSDDIPADVRMKCYEALLDNYYPKERVALKVYPMEMRYGGPREAVLHAAFRQNYGCSHIIIGRDHAGVGSYYGPFDAQKIFDDIPAGALKIKTLNIDWTFWCFKCGGMASTKTCPHPPADRLMISGTKLREMLAAGEMPAAEFSRPEVLRILMEYYKR